A region of Staphylococcus sp. IVB6181 DNA encodes the following proteins:
- a CDS encoding ABC-F family ATP-binding cassette domain-containing protein: MLQVTDVSLRFGDRKLFEDVNIKFTEGNCYGLIGANGAGKSTFLKILSGELDSQTGHVSMGKNERLAILKQDHFAYEDERVLDVVIKGHERLFEVMKEKDEIYMKPDFSDEDGIRAAELEGEFAEMNGWNAEADAATLLSGLGIPADLHDKKMSELENNQKVKVLLAQSLFGDPDVLLLDEPTNGLDIPAISWLEDFLINFENTVIVVSHDRHFLNNVCTHIADLDFGKIKVYVGNYDFWYQSSQLAQKMAQEQNKKKEEKIKELQDFIARFSANASKSKQATSRKKQLEKIELDDIQPSSRRYPFVKFTPEREIGNDLLFVENVSKTIDGEKVLDNISFTMNPNDKAVLVGDSEIAKTTLLKILAGEMEPDEGTVKWGVTTSQTYFPKDSSEYFEGVNLSLVDWLRQYAPEDEQTETFLRGFLGRMLFSGEEVKKKANVLSGGEKVRCMLSKMMLSSANVLLMDEPTNHLDLESITAVNDGFKSFKGSIIFTSHDFEFINTIANRVIDLNPKGAVSKEISYEEYLKETGVLN; encoded by the coding sequence ATGTTACAAGTTACTGATGTAAGTTTGCGATTTGGCGATCGTAAATTGTTTGAAGATGTAAATATCAAATTTACAGAAGGTAATTGCTATGGTTTGATTGGTGCAAACGGTGCAGGTAAATCTACTTTCTTAAAAATTCTATCTGGTGAATTAGATTCACAAACTGGCCATGTTTCTATGGGTAAAAATGAAAGACTTGCGATCTTAAAACAAGATCACTTTGCTTATGAAGATGAACGCGTATTAGATGTAGTTATTAAAGGTCACGAGCGTTTATTCGAAGTGATGAAAGAAAAAGACGAAATTTATATGAAACCAGACTTCAGTGATGAAGATGGTATTCGCGCAGCAGAACTCGAAGGCGAATTCGCAGAAATGAATGGTTGGAATGCTGAAGCAGATGCAGCTACCCTGCTTTCAGGTTTAGGTATTCCAGCAGACTTGCATGATAAAAAGATGTCTGAGTTAGAAAACAATCAAAAAGTTAAAGTTTTGCTTGCACAAAGTTTATTCGGCGACCCGGATGTGTTATTACTCGATGAGCCTACCAACGGTTTAGACATTCCGGCAATCAGCTGGTTAGAAGACTTCTTAATCAACTTTGAAAATACAGTTATCGTTGTTTCTCACGACCGTCACTTCCTAAACAATGTGTGTACACATATTGCTGACTTAGACTTCGGCAAAATCAAAGTTTATGTCGGAAACTACGACTTCTGGTATCAATCAAGTCAGCTTGCTCAAAAAATGGCGCAAGAACAAAACAAGAAAAAAGAAGAAAAAATCAAAGAACTGCAAGACTTCATTGCACGTTTCTCTGCCAATGCTTCTAAATCTAAACAAGCGACAAGCCGTAAGAAACAATTAGAAAAAATCGAGTTAGATGATATTCAACCATCATCACGTCGTTACCCATTCGTTAAGTTCACGCCAGAACGCGAAATCGGTAATGATTTATTATTCGTTGAAAATGTATCAAAAACAATTGATGGTGAAAAAGTATTAGATAATATTTCATTCACTATGAATCCTAATGATAAAGCAGTACTTGTCGGCGACAGCGAAATTGCGAAAACAACATTGCTGAAAATTTTAGCTGGCGAAATGGAACCAGATGAAGGTACTGTTAAATGGGGTGTGACAACATCTCAAACTTACTTCCCTAAAGACAGCTCTGAATACTTCGAGGGTGTAAATCTGTCTTTAGTAGATTGGCTGCGTCAATATGCACCTGAAGATGAACAGACTGAAACATTCTTACGCGGTTTCTTAGGCCGTATGTTATTCAGCGGCGAAGAAGTTAAGAAAAAAGCAAATGTGCTTTCAGGTGGAGAGAAAGTACGCTGTATGTTAAGTAAAATGATGCTTTCAAGTGCTAACGTATTGTTAATGGATGAGCCGACAAACCACTTAGACTTAGAAAGTATTACAGCAGTCAATGATGGATTTAAATCATTTAAAGGTTCAATCATCTTCACATCTCATGACTTTGAGTTTATCAACACAATCGCAAATCGTGTGATCGACTTAAATCCAAAAGGCGCTGTTTCTAAAGAAATCAGTTATGAAGAATACTTGAAAGAAACTGGTGTATTAAACTAA
- a CDS encoding S1 RNA-binding domain-containing protein has product MALKDNDIIGSIEFLKVAGLNGSTYQLEGPNGEEVKLNQSEVNEEDELEIGEEYSFFIYPNRSGDLFATQNMPDITTTKYDYVKVLKTDRDGAKVDAGLPREVLIPWEDLPKVKSLWPQNGDYVLATLRIDSEKQMFARLASETIVSQMYTPIHDDSMQNQMVEARPYRVLKIGSFLLSKDGYKIFVHESERKAEPRLGEAVEVRIIGHNEKGELNGSFLPFAHERLDDDGQVIFDLLVEYDGELPFWDKSSPEAITEVFNMSKGAFKRAIGHLYKKKIIDIETGKISLTKKGEAIAHSEEQ; this is encoded by the coding sequence ATGGCTTTAAAAGATAACGATATTATTGGATCAATTGAATTTCTCAAAGTAGCAGGTTTGAACGGTTCAACTTACCAATTAGAAGGCCCGAATGGCGAAGAAGTAAAACTGAATCAATCAGAAGTAAATGAAGAAGATGAATTAGAAATAGGTGAGGAATACAGTTTCTTCATTTATCCTAACCGTTCCGGCGATTTATTTGCGACACAAAACATGCCGGATATCACAACTACAAAATATGACTATGTCAAAGTATTAAAAACAGACCGCGACGGCGCAAAGGTAGATGCAGGATTGCCTAGAGAAGTATTAATTCCTTGGGAAGACCTTCCAAAAGTAAAATCATTATGGCCTCAAAACGGCGACTATGTTTTAGCAACACTAAGAATTGACAGTGAAAAGCAAATGTTTGCTCGACTTGCATCAGAAACTATCGTCAGCCAAATGTATACACCGATTCATGATGACTCAATGCAAAACCAAATGGTAGAAGCAAGACCGTACCGTGTATTAAAAATAGGAAGTTTCTTACTTTCTAAAGACGGATACAAAATTTTCGTACACGAAAGCGAAAGAAAAGCAGAACCGAGATTAGGGGAAGCTGTTGAAGTTCGAATCATCGGACACAATGAAAAAGGCGAACTGAACGGATCATTCTTGCCGTTTGCACATGAACGCTTAGATGACGATGGCCAAGTCATCTTTGACTTATTAGTAGAATATGATGGCGAGCTGCCGTTTTGGGATAAATCCAGCCCTGAAGCTATCACAGAAGTTTTCAATATGAGCAAAGGTGCATTCAAACGTGCTATCGGTCATTTATATAAGAAGAAAATCATTGATATTGAAACAGGCAAAATCAGCTTAACGAAAAAAGGCGAAGCAATAGCCCATTCAGAAGAACAATAA
- a CDS encoding phosphate ABC transporter substrate-binding protein PstS family protein, which produces MKKWQVLGTTVIGASLLLGACGNGGNGGSSDGGGSKDKEVKGEVKGDGSSTVGPIIEILNEKFAQKYPNVTVSSSTSGTGGGFEKFIAGETDFSNASRPIKPEEKKKLEEKSIKYTEWKIAKDGVTIAVNKDNDFVKELTVDELKKIYSGQAKTWKDVNPKFPAKEIKAFSPDQSHGTYDFFSEEVMNKQDIKAEKNADTNVIVQSVKNNKNGVGYFGYNFYEQNKDSLKEVKIKGKDGKSIEPTKKTIQDGSYALSRDLYIYTSDKKLKDNKAFSTFIKFVLEDKGKSAEKAGYVALPEKTYDEQLKKLEESTK; this is translated from the coding sequence ATGAAAAAATGGCAAGTTTTAGGTACTACAGTAATTGGAGCTTCATTATTATTAGGCGCATGTGGCAACGGTGGTAACGGCGGAAGCAGCGACGGTGGCGGAAGCAAGGACAAAGAAGTAAAAGGCGAAGTAAAAGGCGACGGTTCTTCAACTGTAGGACCAATTATTGAAATTTTAAATGAGAAATTTGCTCAAAAATATCCGAACGTTACAGTTTCATCAAGTACTTCTGGTACTGGCGGCGGTTTTGAAAAATTCATCGCTGGCGAAACTGATTTCTCAAATGCATCTAGACCAATCAAACCTGAAGAGAAAAAGAAATTAGAAGAGAAAAGTATCAAGTACACAGAATGGAAAATTGCTAAAGACGGCGTAACAATCGCAGTTAACAAAGACAACGACTTCGTTAAAGAATTAACTGTAGATGAATTGAAAAAAATCTATTCTGGTCAAGCTAAAACTTGGAAAGATGTAAACCCTAAATTCCCTGCAAAAGAAATCAAAGCATTCTCACCAGACCAATCACATGGTACTTACGATTTCTTCAGTGAAGAAGTTATGAACAAACAAGATATCAAAGCTGAGAAAAATGCTGATACTAACGTAATCGTACAATCAGTTAAAAACAATAAAAACGGTGTTGGTTACTTCGGTTACAACTTCTACGAACAAAACAAAGACTCATTAAAAGAAGTTAAAATCAAAGGTAAAGACGGTAAATCAATCGAGCCGACTAAGAAAACTATCCAAGATGGATCTTACGCTCTAAGCCGTGACTTATACATCTACACTAGCGATAAAAAATTAAAAGACAACAAAGCATTCAGCACATTCATTAAATTCGTATTAGAAGATAAAGGTAAATCAGCAGAAAAAGCTGGTTACGTAGCATTACCTGAAAAAACTTATGATGAGCAACTTAAAAAATTAGAAGAATCAACTAAATAA
- the pstC gene encoding phosphate ABC transporter permease subunit PstC — MKSQQNVREMIANNQKNKKGFSDKFVPIILAIIAVISILTTIGILFTLLTETITFFTRVSITEFLFTKEWNPFSSSPKYGIWALILGTLKITVIATLFAVPIGLGAAIYLSEYATDRMRKIIKPVLEILAGIPTIVFGFFALTFVTPLLRSIFPELGSFNSISPGIVVGVMIIPLITSLSEDAMASVPNKIREGALGLGATKFEVSTKVVLPAAISGIVASIVLAISRAIGETMIVSLAAGSTPDSTFNLTGSIQTMTGYIVQVATGDATFGSDIYYSIYAVGFTLFLFTLVMNLISQWISKRFREEY; from the coding sequence ATGAAATCTCAACAAAATGTGAGAGAGATGATTGCCAATAATCAAAAAAACAAAAAAGGCTTCAGTGATAAATTCGTTCCTATTATTTTAGCGATTATCGCAGTCATATCGATTTTAACAACGATTGGTATTCTCTTCACACTATTAACAGAAACAATTACATTTTTCACACGCGTCTCAATCACAGAATTCTTATTCACTAAAGAATGGAACCCATTCTCAAGTAGTCCTAAATATGGTATTTGGGCATTAATCTTAGGTACTTTGAAAATTACAGTGATTGCAACATTGTTTGCAGTACCGATCGGATTAGGCGCAGCGATTTACCTTAGCGAGTATGCAACAGACAGAATGCGTAAAATCATTAAACCAGTTCTTGAAATTTTAGCAGGGATTCCGACAATCGTATTCGGTTTCTTCGCATTGACTTTCGTAACACCATTGTTACGTTCGATTTTCCCAGAACTCGGAAGCTTCAACTCTATTTCACCAGGAATTGTGGTAGGGGTTATGATTATCCCGTTAATCACAAGTTTAAGTGAAGATGCAATGGCTTCTGTACCGAACAAAATCCGTGAAGGTGCGTTAGGTTTAGGCGCAACAAAATTCGAAGTATCAACAAAAGTCGTATTACCGGCAGCTATCTCTGGTATTGTTGCTTCAATCGTATTAGCGATTTCAAGAGCTATCGGTGAAACAATGATCGTATCATTAGCCGCAGGTTCTACACCAGATTCAACATTCAATTTAACTGGTTCAATCCAAACAATGACAGGTTATATCGTACAAGTAGCAACAGGTGATGCTACGTTCGGTTCTGATATTTATTACAGTATTTATGCAGTAGGGTTCACACTCTTCCTCTTCACACTAGTAATGAATTTAATCTCTCAATGGATTTCAAAACGTTTCAGAGAGGAGTATTAA
- the pstA gene encoding phosphate ABC transporter permease PstA, producing the protein MASTTTTNSTGNSRALVNQQQVEKKLSSRLTTNKVLKWAFFACTLIGLVVLAALLVNTLYKGLPYLTPTFFTNFSSSMPSMAGIKGALIGTLWLMITIIPISIILGVGTAIYLEEYAKDNAFTSFVKISISNLAGVPSVVFGLLGLTIFVRGMGIDALSLGNSVIAAALTMSLLILPVIIVSSQEAIRAVPKSVREASYGLGGNKWQTIYRIVLPAALPGILTGFILSLSRALGETAPLILIGIPTILLKLPSSIFDHFQAMPIQIYNWAKLPQEEFQHVASAGIIVLLVLLLAMNGLAIFLRNKFSKKY; encoded by the coding sequence ATGGCGAGTACAACAACTACAAATAGCACAGGAAATAGCAGAGCGCTTGTCAATCAACAACAAGTTGAAAAGAAACTATCATCTCGTTTAACTACAAACAAAGTACTGAAATGGGCATTCTTTGCTTGTACACTTATCGGATTAGTCGTGCTAGCAGCCTTATTAGTCAACACTTTATATAAAGGTTTACCATACTTGACACCGACATTCTTTACGAACTTCTCATCTTCAATGCCATCAATGGCAGGTATTAAAGGTGCATTAATCGGTACATTATGGTTAATGATTACAATTATTCCTATCTCTATCATTTTAGGTGTAGGTACAGCGATTTATCTTGAAGAGTATGCGAAAGACAATGCTTTCACAAGCTTTGTGAAAATCAGTATTTCAAACTTAGCAGGTGTACCTTCAGTCGTATTCGGTTTATTAGGTCTTACTATCTTCGTACGTGGTATGGGAATTGACGCATTATCACTAGGAAATTCAGTAATTGCGGCAGCATTGACAATGTCATTACTGATCTTGCCGGTTATTATCGTATCAAGCCAAGAGGCAATTCGTGCAGTACCTAAATCAGTACGTGAAGCAAGTTATGGACTTGGCGGCAACAAATGGCAAACAATTTACAGAATTGTATTACCAGCTGCTTTACCTGGTATCTTAACAGGATTCATCTTATCTCTTTCACGTGCATTAGGTGAAACAGCACCATTAATCTTAATCGGTATTCCAACAATCTTATTAAAATTACCAAGCAGTATTTTCGATCATTTCCAAGCAATGCCGATTCAAATTTACAACTGGGCAAAATTACCGCAAGAAGAATTCCAGCACGTTGCATCAGCAGGTATCATCGTATTACTTGTATTGCTTCTAGCAATGAACGGATTAGCTATCTTCTTAAGAAATAAATTCAGTAAAAAATATTAA
- the pstB gene encoding phosphate ABC transporter ATP-binding protein PstB encodes MDKVQDKKQGQDKAELSKELQGHENDNHISVSANVKPHDSGIAQQSKEIVYSTQNLDLWYGDNHALKNINLDILENNVTAIIGPSGCGKSTYIKTLNRMVELVPVVKTAGKILYRGNDIFSSKQSVEKLRTNVGMVFQHPNPFPKSIYDNITYGPKIHGIKDKKILDEIVEKSLRGAAIWDELKDRLHQNAYGLSGGQQQRVCIARCLAIEPDVILMDEPTSALDPISTLKVEELVQELKEQYSIIMVTHNMQQAARISDKTAFFLNGYVNEYDDTDKLFSNPSDKQTEDYISGRFG; translated from the coding sequence ATGGATAAAGTTCAAGACAAAAAACAAGGACAAGACAAGGCAGAACTTAGCAAAGAGTTGCAAGGACATGAAAATGACAACCACATTAGTGTCTCAGCAAATGTTAAGCCGCACGATTCAGGTATTGCTCAGCAATCTAAAGAAATCGTGTACTCTACACAAAATTTAGATTTATGGTATGGCGACAACCACGCATTAAAAAATATCAACTTAGATATTTTAGAAAACAATGTAACTGCAATTATCGGACCTTCAGGTTGCGGTAAATCTACTTACATTAAAACATTAAACAGAATGGTTGAACTTGTACCGGTTGTAAAAACTGCTGGTAAAATCCTTTACCGCGGCAACGATATTTTCAGCAGCAAACAATCTGTTGAAAAATTACGTACTAACGTAGGTATGGTGTTCCAACATCCGAACCCATTCCCTAAATCAATCTATGACAACATCACTTACGGTCCGAAAATCCACGGAATCAAAGACAAAAAAATCTTAGATGAAATCGTAGAAAAATCATTACGCGGCGCAGCAATTTGGGATGAATTAAAAGACAGATTACACCAAAACGCATATGGTTTATCAGGTGGTCAGCAACAACGTGTATGTATCGCTAGATGTTTAGCTATTGAGCCTGATGTTATCTTAATGGATGAACCAACATCAGCACTTGACCCGATCTCAACTTTAAAAGTTGAAGAATTAGTTCAAGAATTAAAAGAACAATACTCAATCATCATGGTAACGCATAACATGCAACAAGCAGCACGTATTTCAGACAAAACAGCATTCTTCTTAAATGGTTACGTTAATGAATATGATGATACTGACAAGCTTTTCTCTAATCCTTCTGACAAACAAACAGAAGACTATATCTCAGGACGTTTCGGTTAA
- the phoU gene encoding phosphate signaling complex protein PhoU has translation MTVIRQHYEEQLKDLIQDLQNLGIKVYYSIDSAVQSLNKDDRNFARQIIKRDLDINQLEDEINEKVIMLITKQQPIATDLRMMIAALKIASEFERIGDNATSIARIRKRVKITDHYILTRLKTMGDLALLMLKDLNTAFKNKDVTLILEIIERDKDIDDLYKDIVNTTYLIDNDPFVAGQAHLAARHLERMGDHIANIAENIYYYITGETYESYV, from the coding sequence ATGACTGTTATTCGTCAGCATTACGAAGAGCAGTTAAAAGACTTAATCCAAGATTTGCAAAATCTTGGTATTAAAGTCTACTACAGTATCGACAGTGCAGTGCAATCATTAAACAAAGATGATCGCAATTTCGCACGTCAAATCATTAAACGTGACTTAGATATTAACCAATTAGAAGATGAAATTAACGAAAAAGTAATTATGCTGATTACGAAACAACAACCTATTGCAACAGATTTAAGAATGATGATTGCAGCACTTAAAATTGCATCAGAATTCGAGCGAATCGGAGATAATGCAACAAGCATTGCGAGAATCCGCAAACGTGTTAAAATCACTGACCATTACATTTTGACACGTCTGAAAACAATGGGTGACTTAGCTTTACTCATGTTAAAAGATTTAAACACAGCATTTAAAAATAAGGATGTTACACTCATCCTAGAAATCATTGAAAGAGATAAAGATATTGACGACCTTTATAAAGATATCGTCAATACGACTTATCTGATTGATAATGATCCATTCGTTGCTGGTCAAGCACATTTAGCAGCAAGACACTTAGAACGCATGGGAGATCATATCGCAAATATCGCTGAAAATATTTATTACTATATTACAGGCGAAACTTACGAATCTTACGTCTAA
- a CDS encoding ISL3 family transposase, with the protein MTHCIAKILDYKGKNITFSDDVQEVYFNLVRTLLFKGTLTYTPDCCENCGAVNENHRIVKNGKRKTMIKLMKIQGSPSYLELKKQRFFCRSCHSSFVAKTNFVKKHHNFCNKLALHILYQSHENRSCKGIAYDNDVSSASVIRYINKTANSVKLGPFNELPKHIMVDEFKSVKNVVGKMSFIFCDGDTHQIVDILPDRRKRALFAYFIRFDREVRKRVETVTTDMYSPYISLFKQLFPNAKIILDRFHLVQALNRELNRVRIRIMNEKRHKDGKYYRKLKHYWKLILKPSESLNSTLYKDNKLFPGLESEKSMINFILGESPELKDVYDKVNALRTSIKTNENHKLTHQILKYLKDRNTDGGLKRVLKSFRNFLPEIMNALNHPGRSNGPIEAINNNIKVLKRIAYGYRNFYNFRNRILIKFKLLAKKKHRFHTPLPKAA; encoded by the coding sequence ATGACACATTGTATAGCAAAAATACTTGATTATAAAGGGAAAAATATTACTTTTTCTGATGATGTTCAGGAAGTTTACTTTAACTTGGTAAGAACTTTACTATTTAAAGGCACTTTGACATACACACCAGATTGTTGTGAAAACTGCGGAGCAGTAAATGAAAACCATAGAATAGTAAAGAATGGTAAAAGAAAAACGATGATAAAGCTTATGAAGATTCAAGGTAGTCCCAGTTATTTAGAGCTCAAAAAACAAAGGTTCTTTTGTCGTTCATGCCATTCATCATTTGTAGCAAAGACGAATTTTGTGAAAAAACATCATAATTTCTGTAATAAATTAGCGCTGCATATTCTGTATCAAAGCCATGAGAATAGGTCTTGCAAAGGCATTGCTTACGATAACGATGTTAGTTCTGCTTCTGTAATACGTTATATTAATAAAACTGCAAATAGTGTTAAGTTAGGTCCATTTAATGAACTGCCCAAACATATCATGGTGGATGAATTCAAAAGTGTTAAAAATGTAGTAGGTAAAATGAGTTTTATATTTTGTGATGGTGATACGCATCAAATCGTAGATATTTTACCTGATCGTAGAAAGCGTGCATTATTTGCTTATTTTATCCGGTTTGATAGAGAAGTAAGAAAAAGAGTTGAAACAGTTACAACCGATATGTACAGCCCATATATTTCTTTATTTAAGCAGTTATTTCCAAATGCGAAAATCATTTTAGATCGATTTCACCTTGTTCAAGCATTAAATAGAGAACTCAATAGAGTTCGTATCAGGATAATGAATGAAAAAAGACATAAGGATGGCAAATACTATAGAAAACTTAAACATTATTGGAAGCTTATTCTTAAACCTTCCGAATCCTTGAATAGTACGCTTTATAAAGATAACAAGCTTTTCCCTGGATTAGAATCAGAAAAATCAATGATAAATTTTATTTTGGGTGAAAGCCCAGAGTTAAAGGATGTCTATGACAAAGTAAATGCGCTTCGTACATCAATAAAGACCAATGAAAATCATAAATTAACTCATCAAATTCTTAAATACCTTAAGGATAGAAATACTGATGGCGGACTTAAAAGAGTACTTAAAAGCTTTAGAAATTTTTTACCAGAAATTATGAATGCATTAAATCATCCTGGTCGCTCAAACGGCCCTATAGAAGCTATAAATAACAACATTAAAGTACTAAAAAGAATCGCTTATGGATACAGAAATTTCTATAACTTCAGAAATAGAATTCTAATCAAATTCAAGCTATTAGCTAAGAAAAAACATCGCTTCCATACCCCATTGCCTAAAGCAGCTTAA
- the pepF gene encoding oligoendopeptidase F has translation MSQGLPLRKDVPKQEKWDLSDLFENDEAFYQTLDKVLQATASFNESYENQLSSVEQVKAALPEFVELLVQIDRLGNYAEMRLSVDTTDTDGQKLSAKLSTSYGKIASQLAFVESEILALSDEQLDTLIAETPYPHYLTKLKHRKPYQLSYEVEKTLASLSPTFSAAYDMYGITKMLDIHFEPFEVDGQTYPLDYPTFENEYEDNPNTKFRRKSFKYFSDALRKYQNTTAAIYNTHVQQEKIEADLRGYDSVIDYLLEEQEVTREMYDRQIDVIMSDLAPVMQRYAKLLQKVHGFDHMKFEDLKVSIDPDFEPEISIEDSKQYIYNALGILGDDYLKMVQAAYEDRWIDFAQNKGKETGAYCASPFASHSYVFISWTGKMNETFVLAHELGHAGHFNLAQQHQNFLESEASMYFVEAPSTTNEMLMSNYLFKNSDDPKFKRWVIGSIISRTYYHNMVTHLLEAAYQREVYRLVDQGESLTAPVLNEITRKVYQDFFGDAVEISEGAELTWMRQPHYYMGLYSYTYSAGLTIGTVMSQRIKNEGQPAVEDWLNTLKAGGSLSPVDLAKTAGIDITTDAPLRETISYISSLVDELESLTKERLYVKFG, from the coding sequence ATGAGTCAAGGATTACCATTAAGAAAAGATGTTCCTAAGCAAGAGAAATGGGATTTATCCGATCTGTTTGAGAATGACGAAGCATTCTATCAAACACTAGACAAAGTCTTACAAGCAACAGCATCATTTAATGAATCTTACGAAAATCAGCTATCTTCAGTCGAGCAAGTGAAAGCAGCTTTGCCTGAATTTGTGGAGCTTTTAGTTCAAATCGATCGTTTAGGCAATTATGCAGAAATGCGTTTAAGTGTGGATACTACTGATACTGATGGACAAAAGCTCAGTGCGAAACTCAGCACTTCATACGGTAAAATTGCAAGTCAGCTTGCATTTGTGGAATCAGAGATTTTAGCGTTATCTGATGAACAGCTCGATACATTAATAGCAGAAACACCTTATCCGCATTACCTTACAAAATTAAAACATCGCAAACCTTATCAACTCTCTTATGAAGTTGAAAAAACACTAGCTTCATTATCACCGACATTCAGTGCGGCTTATGATATGTACGGTATTACTAAAATGCTGGATATTCATTTCGAACCGTTTGAAGTAGATGGTCAAACTTATCCGTTGGACTACCCTACTTTCGAAAATGAATATGAAGATAATCCGAATACAAAATTCAGACGTAAAAGCTTCAAATACTTCAGCGATGCATTGCGTAAATATCAAAATACAACAGCAGCAATTTATAATACACATGTACAACAAGAGAAAATTGAAGCGGACTTAAGAGGTTACGATTCAGTTATTGATTATTTATTAGAAGAACAAGAAGTAACAAGAGAAATGTATGACCGTCAAATCGATGTCATCATGAGTGATTTAGCACCGGTGATGCAGCGCTATGCCAAATTGCTTCAAAAAGTACATGGCTTTGACCATATGAAATTTGAAGACTTGAAAGTATCGATTGACCCTGATTTTGAACCTGAAATATCAATCGAAGATTCTAAGCAGTATATTTATAATGCATTAGGTATTTTAGGCGACGATTATCTTAAAATGGTACAAGCAGCTTATGAAGACCGCTGGATTGATTTTGCTCAAAATAAAGGCAAAGAAACAGGCGCATATTGTGCCAGTCCATTTGCTTCTCATAGTTATGTCTTTATTTCATGGACAGGCAAAATGAATGAAACCTTTGTGCTTGCACATGAATTAGGACATGCTGGCCACTTTAATCTTGCACAGCAGCACCAAAACTTCTTAGAGTCAGAAGCTTCTATGTACTTTGTAGAAGCACCTTCTACAACAAATGAAATGCTAATGTCGAATTACCTCTTTAAAAACAGCGATGATCCGAAATTCAAACGCTGGGTAATCGGATCTATCATTTCCAGAACGTATTATCATAATATGGTTACACACTTATTAGAAGCCGCATATCAAAGAGAAGTTTACCGTTTAGTGGATCAAGGCGAATCATTAACAGCACCTGTGTTAAATGAAATTACTCGCAAAGTCTATCAAGACTTCTTCGGAGATGCTGTGGAAATTTCTGAAGGTGCAGAATTAACTTGGATGCGTCAGCCGCATTACTACATGGGCCTTTATTCTTACACATATTCAGCTGGTTTAACTATCGGTACAGTGATGTCTCAACGTATTAAAAATGAAGGCCAACCGGCAGTTGAAGATTGGTTGAATACACTTAAAGCAGGCGGAAGTTTATCACCGGTTGATTTAGCGAAAACAGCAGGCATCGACATTACTACAGATGCGCCGCTGCGTGAAACAATCAGTTATATCAGCAGTCTCGTAGATGAATTAGAATCTTTAACAAAAGAAAGGCTCTATGTCAAATTCGGTTGA